From one Actinomyces sp. Marseille-P3109 genomic stretch:
- the pelF gene encoding GT4 family glycosyltransferase PelF has translation MSSSSSFRARLESLPLRYSAPAGGYAPMPSPDDAPGIGDRGRENGPTVKIGPDGYGVVVTTGGASALSGPSGSSAASAHSASGPVSAPGSAGAPSASAAPGEPGARRVRRAQLRAAPRSAASPAGLAKSPGRTAAGAARPTSESASTPEVPAAPIYGVVQTPAPAGYGVVQPRPRPQAPAASPEGADVLDSPIFGTVRPASQAAPPPQAAPPGSAGSPERMGPPDAPATPSASADTPAEATHGIVPASSSAAVAPSRETARSPREQISAVSPDGPDSFGDAGDAGLPEPAAPVAPPAIAWESVASAASDAAALPLSQQAAEAEAEEAPAGKAEIALPPEEPEPEPDAAVLPDGVPEDGVYVDVDVAIVMESTYPYLKGGVSAVVHDIITGNPDLTFGIIHITWDSHSPLKDLYGMPDNIAWVRVLYLSMEEHQEDFLRARPRDLRMNRRQRRELSRRILGAMIALAQEGRTEPLWEIIGEGLSASRRYPVWAVLGTREFMEAYHDMMPDLGMSMTDIFWCLRDFFSLAYAVLAEPVPRAQVYHAHTTGYAMLLSVNAAREHGTRVLLTEHNLYVRDTVNTLLERRLDLNIRLTDYRTFDVTGRERMWMAWWLEMGRLCYPYAYASTYLYPRAITEANELGGDAGRAIVIPNGIVTSEFDASYAARLAAIEVIKKEGADKHLWKLVYIARVVPIKGLLDMIDSVRLMVDRGLNIHLDVCGPTEHMPSYFEQCLTRIVEQGLESVITIRGTVKVRELLPEFDLFVLPSYNEGLPVVSLETMGAGIPTVSTDVGAVRSVVEDMIVTDDGQTWDPCGIIIEPGDPAVMADKIQEVISDVDLYERLSLNARGRVEAAYDLVKVNASYNKIYRQGGAGERTGARADQGGA, from the coding sequence GTGAGCTCGTCGTCGTCCTTCCGCGCCCGGCTGGAGAGTCTTCCGTTGCGCTACTCGGCCCCAGCCGGCGGCTACGCCCCGATGCCCAGTCCCGACGACGCACCCGGCATCGGCGACCGGGGCCGGGAGAACGGGCCCACAGTCAAGATCGGTCCTGACGGCTACGGCGTCGTCGTCACCACCGGTGGGGCGAGCGCCCTGAGCGGCCCCTCGGGATCCAGCGCCGCCAGCGCGCACAGCGCTTCCGGCCCCGTCAGTGCCCCGGGCTCTGCCGGCGCCCCCAGCGCCTCAGCCGCCCCGGGGGAACCCGGTGCGCGTCGGGTCCGACGCGCCCAGCTCCGGGCGGCGCCCCGCAGCGCAGCGTCACCAGCGGGCCTAGCGAAGTCCCCGGGCCGTACGGCCGCCGGCGCCGCCCGTCCCACGAGCGAGTCGGCCTCCACCCCCGAGGTCCCGGCCGCGCCGATCTACGGCGTCGTCCAGACCCCGGCCCCAGCCGGCTACGGCGTGGTGCAACCGCGTCCCCGGCCCCAGGCACCGGCCGCCTCGCCCGAGGGGGCAGACGTCCTGGACTCCCCGATCTTCGGGACCGTCCGCCCCGCCTCCCAGGCTGCGCCCCCGCCGCAGGCGGCGCCGCCAGGATCCGCGGGCTCTCCGGAGCGGATGGGCCCGCCGGACGCCCCGGCCACGCCGTCGGCCTCCGCCGATACCCCCGCCGAGGCGACCCACGGGATCGTCCCAGCGTCGTCGTCCGCCGCGGTGGCACCCTCCCGAGAGACGGCGCGGAGCCCGCGGGAGCAGATCTCCGCCGTCAGCCCGGACGGTCCCGACAGCTTCGGTGACGCCGGAGACGCGGGTCTGCCGGAGCCGGCGGCGCCCGTGGCTCCCCCCGCCATCGCCTGGGAGTCCGTGGCCTCGGCCGCCTCCGACGCCGCAGCCCTGCCCCTGTCCCAGCAGGCCGCTGAGGCTGAGGCCGAGGAGGCTCCTGCCGGCAAGGCCGAGATCGCCCTGCCGCCGGAGGAGCCCGAGCCGGAGCCCGATGCCGCCGTCCTGCCCGACGGCGTCCCCGAGGACGGCGTGTACGTCGACGTCGACGTCGCCATCGTCATGGAGTCCACCTACCCCTACCTCAAGGGCGGCGTCTCCGCGGTGGTCCACGACATCATCACCGGCAACCCCGACCTCACCTTCGGGATCATCCACATCACCTGGGACTCCCACTCCCCGCTCAAGGACCTCTACGGCATGCCGGACAACATCGCCTGGGTCAGGGTCCTCTACCTGTCCATGGAGGAGCACCAGGAGGACTTCCTGCGCGCCCGCCCGCGCGACCTGCGCATGAACCGCCGCCAGCGCCGCGAGCTGTCCCGCCGCATCCTGGGCGCCATGATCGCCCTGGCCCAGGAGGGCCGCACCGAGCCGCTGTGGGAGATCATCGGCGAGGGCCTGAGCGCCTCACGGCGCTACCCTGTCTGGGCGGTCCTGGGAACGCGCGAGTTCATGGAGGCCTACCACGACATGATGCCGGACCTGGGGATGTCGATGACCGACATCTTCTGGTGCCTGCGCGACTTCTTCTCCCTGGCCTACGCGGTCCTGGCCGAACCGGTCCCGCGCGCCCAGGTCTACCACGCCCACACCACCGGCTACGCCATGCTCCTGAGCGTCAACGCCGCCCGTGAGCACGGCACCCGGGTGCTGCTGACCGAGCACAACCTCTACGTGCGCGACACCGTCAACACCCTCCTGGAACGCAGGCTGGACCTCAACATCAGGCTCACCGACTACCGCACCTTCGACGTCACCGGCCGCGAGCGCATGTGGATGGCCTGGTGGCTGGAGATGGGGCGTCTGTGCTACCCCTACGCCTACGCCTCCACCTACCTCTACCCGCGGGCCATCACCGAGGCCAATGAGCTCGGCGGCGACGCCGGGCGCGCCATCGTCATCCCCAACGGCATCGTCACCTCGGAGTTCGACGCCTCCTACGCCGCGCGCCTGGCCGCCATCGAGGTGATCAAGAAGGAGGGCGCGGACAAGCACTTGTGGAAGCTGGTGTACATCGCCCGCGTCGTGCCCATCAAGGGCCTGCTGGACATGATCGACTCGGTGCGCCTCATGGTGGACCGGGGCCTGAACATCCATTTGGACGTGTGCGGGCCCACCGAGCACATGCCCTCCTACTTCGAGCAGTGCCTCACCCGCATCGTCGAGCAGGGCCTGGAGAGCGTCATCACCATCCGCGGGACCGTCAAGGTCCGCGAGCTCCTGCCCGAGTTCGACCTGTTCGTCCTGCCCAGCTACAACGAGGGCCTGCCGGTCGTCTCCCTGGAGACCATGGGGGCCGGTATCCCCACGGTGAGTACCGACGTCGGCGCCGTGCGCTCCGTCGTCGAGGACATGATCGTCACCGACGACGGGCAGACCTGGGACCCCTGCGGCATCATCATCGAGCCCGGCGACCCCGCCGTCATGGCGGACAAGATCCAGGAGGTCATCTCCGACGTCGATCTCTACGAACGTCTGAGCCTCAACGCCCGTGGTCGCGTGGAGGCGGCCTACGACCTGGTCAAGGTCAACGCATCCTACAACAAGATCTACCGTCAGGGCGGCGCCGGTGAGCGGACCGGCGCCCGCGCCGACCAAGGAGGAGCATGA
- a CDS encoding putative glycoside hydrolase, whose translation MRSSTGGVGAWIRYGNPLEPGELDFAIAHYRAAILQPWETEAAARLKEARPDMTVLAYRCLSSTRDFEPDSMRASGLSYREARRRGWLAKRDNGDLVEWSTYPGHFQARVWDPDYRARWVEEVCQATAPTAFDGIMADNDVFDDYYDLNLPLENIADTAALRAELSTFVDQVGAGLNAVGKILVPNVAEARREPGRWERHSAWGGGFDECWLGWGDDNLFDEATALAQIHELRGPGLSIVRTPDGGGGGSMSGARTSPGLYGLAAFWVFGGGEGAYTATGHDDYSRTPWFPALDADLGRPLGRPRRTSGAWVREFEGGVAAVALGEEGGGTVRLPAGLRSPGPTGDPDGEALALEVPLSAHRGMIALRA comes from the coding sequence ATGAGGAGCAGCACCGGCGGCGTCGGAGCCTGGATCCGTTACGGCAACCCGCTCGAGCCCGGGGAGCTGGACTTCGCCATCGCCCACTACCGGGCGGCGATCCTCCAGCCCTGGGAGACCGAGGCGGCCGCCCGCCTCAAGGAGGCACGACCGGACATGACGGTCCTGGCCTACCGGTGCCTGTCCTCCACGCGGGACTTCGAGCCGGACTCCATGCGCGCCTCGGGGCTGTCCTACCGCGAGGCCCGACGCCGCGGCTGGCTCGCCAAGCGCGACAACGGCGACCTGGTCGAGTGGAGCACCTACCCCGGGCACTTCCAGGCCCGCGTGTGGGACCCCGACTACCGTGCCCGCTGGGTGGAGGAGGTCTGCCAGGCCACTGCCCCCACCGCCTTCGACGGCATCATGGCGGACAACGACGTCTTCGACGACTACTACGACCTGAACCTCCCGCTGGAGAACATCGCCGACACCGCTGCTCTGCGCGCCGAGCTGAGCACCTTCGTCGACCAGGTCGGCGCCGGTCTCAACGCCGTGGGCAAGATCCTCGTCCCCAACGTGGCCGAGGCCCGCCGGGAGCCCGGCCGCTGGGAGCGTCACTCCGCCTGGGGCGGAGGCTTCGACGAGTGCTGGCTGGGCTGGGGGGATGACAACCTCTTCGACGAGGCCACGGCCCTGGCCCAGATTCACGAGCTGCGAGGGCCGGGCCTGTCCATCGTGCGCACGCCCGACGGCGGGGGCGGCGGCTCCATGTCCGGTGCCCGCACGTCCCCCGGCCTCTACGGGCTGGCGGCCTTCTGGGTCTTCGGGGGAGGGGAGGGCGCCTACACGGCCACCGGTCACGACGACTACTCGCGCACTCCCTGGTTCCCCGCCCTCGACGCCGACCTGGGGCGCCCGCTGGGACGGCCCCGGAGGACCTCGGGCGCCTGGGTGCGCGAGTTCGAGGGCGGAGTGGCCGCCGTCGCGCTCGGCGAGGAGGGAGGCGGCACCGTGCGTCTCCCGGCGGGCCTCAGGTCACCGGGGCCCACCGGGGACCCGGACGGTGAGGCGCTGGCTCTGGAGGTGCCCCTCAGCGCGCATCGTGGGATGATTGCCCTGCGTGCCTGA
- a CDS encoding universal stress protein has translation MTYTTIVAGVGDVEANTHVIDRACEMARLCDAALLLVAGFDPVSARDKARINESAPVADVRVVEARLTEDQAYAVVEKARDTAVERGVALAQGVVVEGTAVDAVTLVTLETEADLVIVGSQGVDSLFGRIFGAVSVQVLRKSKCDVLVVVP, from the coding sequence GTGACCTATACCACCATTGTCGCCGGAGTCGGCGATGTCGAGGCGAACACCCACGTCATCGATCGCGCCTGCGAGATGGCTCGCCTGTGCGACGCCGCTCTTCTCCTCGTCGCCGGCTTCGACCCCGTCTCGGCGCGGGACAAGGCTCGCATCAACGAGTCCGCCCCCGTCGCCGATGTGCGGGTCGTCGAGGCTCGGCTCACCGAGGACCAGGCCTACGCCGTCGTCGAGAAGGCGCGTGATACCGCCGTTGAGCGCGGCGTCGCCCTCGCCCAGGGCGTCGTCGTCGAGGGCACGGCGGTCGATGCCGTCACCCTCGTCACCTTGGAGACCGAGGCGGACCTCGTCATCGTCGGATCCCAAGGCGTCGATTCGCTGTTCGGCCGCATCTTCGGAGCCGTCTCCGTCCAGGTGCTCCGCAAGTCGAAGTGCGACGTCCTCGTCGTCGTTCCCTAG
- the ppdK gene encoding pyruvate, phosphate dikinase encodes MPKYVYRFSEGDKDQKDLLGGKGANLAEMTRLDLPVPPGFTITTDACRAYLAGGEVPEELSVQVTAALRGVEEELGRELGAAEDPLLVSVRSGAKFSMPGMMETVLNIGLNDVSVKGLAAASSDERFAWDSYRRLIQMFGKTVLDIDGDHFSDALDAKKAARGVSMDYELPVDALQELVEEYKAIVKEHAGIDFPQDPRSQLDMATEAVFRSWNTERAHIYRRREKIPHDLGTAVNVCTMVFGNMGETSGTGVCFTRDPSTGRTGVYGDYLVNAQGEDVVAGIRNTLSLADLERLDKASYDELRAIMRRLETHYRDLCDIEFTIERGKLWMLQTRVGKRTAAAAFRVATQLVDEKLITMDEALTRVSGEQLTQLMFPQFDDDSSRDPLTRAMPASPGAAVGYIAFDNDEAVSRAEKGDSVILVRRETNPDDLPGMVAAAGVLTARGGKTSHAAVVARGMGKTCVCGAEALEVDAAAKTLRVAGREEVLTSEDIIAIDGTTGEVFLGEVGVVDSPVMTYLRRGLTEALDAAGDDDTRELVTAVDRLMRHADGVRRLEVRANADTPDDARHAIHRGAQGVGLCRTEHMFLGERKQFVQNLILASSAAEREAALAALLPLQKGDFIQMFETMNGKPMTVRLIDPPLHEFLPDLTELSVKVALDRERGELDPADEELLAVVRKNHESNPMLGLRGVRLLLTMPGLIELQVRAIAEAAVERLKAGGDPHPEIMIPLVGSVRELQLARERVEHVLQEVSQASGYALDFPVGCMIELPRAAVTAAHVAEEADFFSFGTNDLTQTTWGFSRDDVEGSFVGRYIDDGIFGVSPFETIDVDGVGGMVDLGVKGGRSTKPGMKMGVCGEHGGDPESIVFFHHVGLDYVSCSPFRVPVARLEAGRAAVEDKGE; translated from the coding sequence ATGCCCAAGTACGTGTACCGCTTCAGCGAGGGTGACAAGGACCAGAAGGATCTTCTGGGAGGCAAGGGAGCGAATCTGGCGGAGATGACTCGCCTGGATCTCCCCGTTCCCCCCGGCTTCACCATCACCACCGACGCCTGCCGCGCCTACCTGGCCGGCGGCGAGGTCCCCGAGGAGCTCTCAGTCCAGGTCACCGCCGCCCTGCGCGGCGTGGAGGAGGAGCTGGGACGCGAGCTCGGCGCCGCCGAGGACCCCTTGCTCGTCTCGGTGCGAAGCGGAGCCAAGTTCTCCATGCCCGGCATGATGGAGACCGTCCTCAACATCGGCCTCAACGACGTCTCCGTCAAGGGCCTGGCCGCCGCCAGCTCCGATGAGCGCTTCGCCTGGGACTCCTACCGCCGCCTCATCCAGATGTTCGGCAAGACCGTCCTGGACATCGACGGCGACCACTTCTCCGACGCCCTGGATGCCAAGAAGGCCGCACGGGGCGTCTCCATGGACTATGAGCTCCCCGTGGACGCCCTCCAGGAGCTGGTGGAGGAGTACAAGGCCATCGTCAAGGAGCACGCGGGCATCGACTTCCCGCAGGATCCCCGCTCCCAGCTGGACATGGCCACGGAGGCCGTCTTCCGCTCCTGGAACACGGAGCGCGCCCACATCTACCGCCGCCGCGAGAAGATCCCCCACGACCTGGGCACCGCGGTCAACGTGTGCACCATGGTATTCGGCAACATGGGGGAGACCTCCGGCACCGGCGTCTGTTTCACCCGCGACCCCTCCACCGGGCGCACCGGCGTCTACGGCGACTACCTCGTCAACGCCCAGGGCGAGGACGTCGTCGCCGGCATCCGCAACACCCTGTCCCTGGCCGACCTCGAGCGCCTGGACAAGGCCTCCTACGACGAGCTGCGCGCCATCATGCGCCGCCTGGAGACCCACTACCGCGACCTGTGCGACATCGAGTTCACCATCGAGCGCGGCAAGCTGTGGATGCTCCAGACCCGCGTGGGCAAGCGCACGGCCGCAGCCGCCTTCCGCGTGGCCACCCAGCTCGTCGACGAGAAGCTCATCACCATGGACGAGGCCCTCACGCGGGTCTCCGGTGAGCAGCTCACCCAGCTGATGTTCCCCCAGTTCGACGACGACTCCAGCCGTGACCCGCTCACCCGTGCCATGCCCGCCTCCCCGGGCGCCGCCGTGGGCTACATCGCCTTCGACAACGACGAGGCCGTCTCCCGCGCCGAGAAGGGCGACTCCGTCATCCTCGTGCGCCGCGAGACCAACCCTGACGACCTGCCCGGCATGGTCGCGGCCGCCGGCGTGCTCACGGCCCGCGGCGGCAAGACCAGCCACGCCGCCGTCGTCGCCCGCGGAATGGGCAAGACCTGCGTGTGCGGCGCCGAGGCCCTCGAGGTCGACGCCGCCGCCAAGACCCTTCGCGTCGCGGGGCGCGAGGAGGTCCTCACCAGTGAGGACATCATCGCCATCGACGGCACCACCGGCGAGGTCTTCCTCGGCGAGGTGGGCGTCGTCGACTCCCCGGTCATGACCTACCTGCGCCGCGGCCTGACCGAGGCGCTCGACGCGGCCGGTGACGACGACACCCGCGAGCTCGTCACTGCCGTGGACCGCCTCATGCGCCACGCCGATGGGGTCCGCCGCCTCGAGGTGCGCGCCAACGCCGACACCCCCGATGACGCCCGCCACGCCATTCACCGCGGCGCCCAGGGCGTGGGCCTGTGCCGCACCGAGCACATGTTCCTCGGTGAGCGCAAGCAGTTCGTCCAGAACCTCATCCTGGCCTCTTCCGCCGCCGAGCGCGAGGCCGCCCTGGCCGCCCTCCTGCCGCTGCAGAAGGGCGACTTCATCCAGATGTTCGAGACGATGAACGGCAAGCCCATGACGGTGCGCCTCATCGACCCGCCGCTGCACGAGTTCCTGCCGGACCTGACCGAGCTGAGCGTCAAGGTGGCCCTGGACCGCGAGCGCGGCGAGCTGGACCCGGCCGACGAGGAGCTCCTGGCCGTGGTGCGCAAGAACCACGAGTCCAACCCGATGCTCGGCCTGCGCGGGGTCCGCCTGCTGCTGACCATGCCGGGCCTCATCGAGCTCCAGGTGCGCGCCATCGCCGAGGCCGCTGTCGAGCGCCTCAAGGCCGGCGGCGACCCGCACCCCGAGATCATGATCCCGCTCGTCGGGTCGGTGCGTGAGCTCCAGCTGGCGCGCGAGCGCGTGGAGCACGTGCTGCAGGAGGTCTCCCAGGCCTCCGGCTACGCGCTCGACTTCCCGGTGGGCTGCATGATCGAGCTGCCGCGCGCGGCCGTCACCGCCGCCCACGTCGCCGAGGAGGCCGACTTCTTCTCCTTCGGCACCAACGACCTGACCCAGACCACCTGGGGCTTCTCGCGCGACGACGTCGAGGGATCCTTCGTGGGCCGCTACATCGACGACGGCATCTTCGGGGTCTCGCCCTTCGAGACCATCGACGTCGACGGCGTGGGCGGCATGGTGGACCTGGGCGTCAAGGGCGGCCGCTCCACCAAGCCGGGGATGAAGATGGGCGTGTGCGGTGAGCACGGCGGCGACCCCGAGTCCATCGTCTTCTTCCACCACGTGGGCCTGGACTACGTCTCCTGCTCGCCCTTCCGCGTGCCGGTGGCCCGCCTGGAGGCCGGGCGCGCGGCTGTCGAGGACAAGGGCGAGTAG
- a CDS encoding bifunctional lysylphosphatidylglycerol flippase/synthetase MprF, giving the protein MPSASSTTTPSDASQNVPSQASSVSSQSASARPSAEPTASTARLPRLKAHMHRAWRATRAWLAPAPAATASAALILIVGLALLPWGRRGQIALSAYIHQPQRAWTLLTAWAAPGHLVPVAGVIVLLSIGVLLERLLGTRRWLVTGVVSTAGGITMSQALYPLIGHVWETWSPYLVHAPIQGVSLPIAGLVAASTSVMRPAWRRRVRLVMFAVLSVSAAVTGTVGALARLGAGVVGLIVGIVLERGQRTVPSQELPRRVERELVAFLVACWSVGCALAVVSNAAGPLADARYGLTPAILPKDAVIYPVELLLLCMPALLQLVLADGLRRGRRSAALGTIALQIFLGACAALFALVEKLDAQLPESVPTTARILHSWLRSGHLLVPLMLNIVVVSLVVWKMSCFTLGSRPGVIRRAVVAWVLTVVGGAAVSVLGGLLVSQDFSPYASWPGLLETYLSYLLPVSTGGIMGLIVEPLTPMAHLLTAWVPVLVWLLTILWVWLAQSAPARTRVSSREQLTDLVRTRGAGTLGWMLTWEGNEAWVNEAGTAGFSYRPSRDVALTVGDPAADDADVAQAVRDFADFATDAGLTPALYSVHTPAMEAARAMGWTILQVAEEAILDLPDLAFRGKAYQDVRTALNHARKQGVETVWTTFSECPAGQRDQIRAISQAWTSDKPLPEMGFTLGGIAELNDPETRLLLAVDTDGTVQGVTSWLPVYRNGEVIGLTLDFMRRREGGFRPVMEYLIGRAAQDAQAEGLEILSLSGAPLTRSSPADGATSSRFDPLIDLLASMLEPAYGFGSLHAYKRKFKPRAVPMYLAVPDLVDLPTVGIAIARAYLPDLKPSQTARFAQVLMNRD; this is encoded by the coding sequence ATGCCGTCGGCCTCGTCCACCACGACTCCCTCGGACGCTTCCCAGAACGTGCCCTCCCAGGCCTCCTCGGTCTCCTCGCAGTCCGCCTCGGCGCGGCCCTCCGCCGAACCTACCGCGTCCACAGCCCGGCTCCCCCGCCTGAAGGCACACATGCACCGGGCCTGGCGGGCCACGCGCGCCTGGCTGGCCCCCGCACCGGCCGCAACCGCCTCCGCCGCGCTCATCCTCATCGTCGGCCTCGCCCTCCTGCCCTGGGGGCGCAGGGGACAGATCGCCCTGTCCGCCTACATCCACCAGCCTCAGCGCGCCTGGACCCTGCTGACCGCCTGGGCGGCCCCCGGCCACCTGGTACCGGTGGCGGGCGTCATCGTGCTGCTGTCCATCGGCGTGCTGCTGGAACGGCTCCTGGGGACACGACGGTGGCTTGTCACCGGCGTCGTCTCCACCGCCGGAGGCATCACCATGAGCCAGGCGCTCTACCCGCTCATCGGACACGTGTGGGAGACCTGGTCCCCCTACCTCGTCCACGCCCCGATCCAGGGCGTCAGCCTGCCCATCGCCGGCCTGGTGGCCGCCTCCACCAGCGTCATGCGCCCGGCCTGGCGGCGGCGCGTGCGCCTGGTCATGTTCGCCGTCCTCAGCGTCTCGGCCGCCGTCACCGGTACCGTCGGCGCCCTGGCGCGCCTGGGGGCGGGCGTCGTCGGCCTCATCGTGGGCATCGTCCTGGAGCGCGGGCAGCGGACCGTCCCCTCCCAGGAGCTGCCCCGGCGCGTGGAGCGCGAGCTCGTGGCCTTCCTGGTGGCCTGCTGGTCGGTGGGCTGCGCCCTGGCGGTGGTGAGCAACGCCGCCGGCCCGCTGGCCGACGCCCGCTACGGGCTGACCCCCGCCATCCTGCCCAAGGATGCCGTCATCTACCCGGTCGAGCTGCTCCTGCTGTGCATGCCGGCCCTCCTCCAGCTGGTCCTGGCCGACGGCCTGCGCCGCGGACGCCGTTCGGCGGCCCTGGGCACCATCGCGCTCCAGATCTTCCTGGGGGCCTGCGCGGCCCTGTTCGCCCTGGTGGAGAAGCTCGACGCGCAGCTGCCCGAGTCCGTCCCCACCACGGCCAGGATCCTGCACAGCTGGCTGCGCTCCGGCCACCTGCTGGTGCCGCTGATGCTCAACATCGTGGTCGTCAGTCTTGTGGTGTGGAAGATGAGCTGCTTCACCCTGGGCTCGCGCCCCGGCGTCATCCGCCGCGCCGTCGTCGCCTGGGTCCTGACCGTCGTCGGCGGCGCGGCCGTCAGCGTACTCGGGGGCCTGCTCGTCTCCCAGGACTTCTCCCCCTACGCGAGCTGGCCCGGCCTGCTGGAGACCTACCTGTCCTACCTGCTGCCCGTGAGCACCGGCGGCATCATGGGCCTCATCGTGGAGCCCCTGACCCCGATGGCCCACCTCCTCACCGCGTGGGTGCCGGTCCTGGTGTGGCTCCTGACGATCCTGTGGGTGTGGCTGGCCCAGTCGGCGCCCGCCCGTACCCGGGTATCCAGCCGCGAGCAGCTCACCGACCTGGTGCGCACCCGCGGCGCCGGGACACTGGGCTGGATGCTCACCTGGGAGGGCAACGAGGCCTGGGTCAACGAGGCCGGGACGGCCGGCTTCTCCTACCGCCCCAGCCGCGACGTGGCCCTGACGGTCGGCGACCCCGCCGCCGACGACGCCGACGTGGCCCAGGCGGTGCGCGACTTCGCGGACTTCGCCACCGACGCCGGACTCACCCCGGCCCTCTACTCCGTGCACACCCCGGCGATGGAGGCGGCCCGCGCCATGGGCTGGACGATCCTGCAGGTGGCCGAGGAAGCCATTCTGGACCTGCCGGACCTGGCCTTCCGCGGCAAGGCCTACCAGGACGTGCGCACCGCCCTCAACCACGCCCGTAAGCAGGGCGTCGAGACCGTGTGGACCACCTTCTCCGAGTGCCCTGCCGGGCAGCGCGACCAGATCCGCGCCATCTCCCAGGCCTGGACCAGTGACAAGCCCCTGCCGGAGATGGGGTTCACTCTGGGCGGCATCGCCGAGCTCAACGACCCCGAGACGCGCCTGCTGCTGGCCGTCGACACCGACGGCACCGTCCAGGGCGTCACCTCCTGGCTACCGGTCTACCGCAACGGGGAGGTCATCGGCCTGACCCTGGACTTCATGCGCCGGCGCGAAGGCGGCTTCCGCCCCGTCATGGAGTACCTCATCGGGCGCGCCGCCCAGGACGCCCAAGCCGAGGGACTGGAGATCCTGTCCCTGTCCGGGGCGCCGCTGACCCGCTCCTCCCCGGCCGACGGCGCCACCTCCTCGCGCTTCGACCCGCTCATCGACCTGTTGGCCTCCATGCTGGAGCCGGCTTACGGATTCGGCTCCCTGCACGCCTACAAGCGCAAGTTCAAGCCGCGGGCGGTCCCCATGTATCTGGCGGTCCCCGACCTGGTGGACCTTCCCACCGTGGGGATCGCGATCGCCCGGGCCTACCTTCCCGACCTCAAGCCCTCCCAGACGGCGCGCTTCGCCCAGGTGCTGATGAACCGCGACTGA